The nucleotide window GGACCATCGCATACCAACGCGGTCGAGTTTCCACTCTCATTCAAGGAGATGCTCGAGGAGAGCAGGATCGTGAGGGACTATACCGGAAACGCTGTCACCGTCGAGGAGGGCATGTATTCATACGTGTTCGGGAGATCCATGATCTTCAACGGCAACGGTTCATGCAAACGAATGCTCCAAGAGCGTGTAAATAACGAGATAATAGAGAACAACGGATACGTCTACTTCAACCGAAAAATAGATGACAGAGACCTCAGGGAAAGGATTTGTCTGGATGCAATAAGTGCAGCTGAAATGAAATCAACGCCAATCGCGCAAACCCAGATAGTAGGGAGCGAGTACGCCACAAATCTGGTGGAAGTGCAACCAAGGGCATGAATGGGAAGCTAAACCAAATAATAGAGCGAGAGGCAGAGGTTGTCCATACTGTGCTGGAAAAAAAGCCAGCAAAGAATACAACCTAGCAGTCAAACACCCTGAATTAACCAAGGAGTGGCATCCAACCAAGAACGGGAATTTAAAACCCGAGAATCATCTAAGTCAATCCACTAAGCAAGGATTATACCACTATCCTGAGGTATGTTTGTTCGATGGAAGGAACTGGATTTTGAAGAAGATTGGGGTCATCGCCTTGATAGCAGCTCTCGTGATCATTGCGGCAGCTGCTCTCTTTATCTCAACAAAGTTCGATATCATGACTCAGATATCTTTGGGCCGGCAGCCTGCATGGGGAGTACCGGAGTCGAGTGCCTCCGCGATCACCTCGCTGCCCCCCAGCATGGAGGGCATCAACGCTCATCCCGAAGCTGTGGGAACGGGTGCGGACCCTGAGATAGTCACGCTTGGCCCCAAGGAGGGAGGGTGCACAGGCTGTCCTCCCTATTCGGATAAGACCAGCTTGGACTTTGAGGTCGACCACGGGACGCCGGTGCTCGCCCCAGTAGACATGGTGCTGATAGGGTTCAGCAACAGGAACGCAGAGTATCGGGTCCGATCCGACGGAGAGATTCAGTCCCCCTACGACGATCTGGAGCTGGTCTTCGAGTCCGCGAGCCCCGACTGGCCGGGGATGATCATAGGTGTCTATCATCTCCAGAGTTCGCCGCTGCTGATGGGTCAGGGTCTGGACCAGGGTTGTGACAGGGTCGAGGAGTGGGAGGGCGCCTCACAGATGCAGGGGTATCTCCTCTCCACCATCGACACGTTCGTGTTCAGGGAAGTGGGGGACTTCGACTCGTGCGAAGCCCTCATGAGGAGGCTAGTGAGGCGTGGAGAGGTGATCGGGTACGCGGGGAGCGTCGGAGACCACTCCATGGCAGCCTTCAAGTTCAAGGTGTCCCACACGGAGAAGAATCCGATGGCCCGGTTCGGGAACCCCTATCTGCACTGGGTTCAGCCAAGCTCATTTTTCTACTGGAAATGTTATAGTCCGGACGCCGATTTCCCGGCCGGGGTGCTCGCCTACCCTTTCCCGTGCGAGGACTACGAACTCCCCGCTGAGCAGTATGATGTGAACTTCAAATACGCGCCAACGCAAGATTGATGGTTCATAATGGACAAAGACCAAGCGCGCCCTTAACGGGTTTTTTTATGCTGATCTTCAACTCTTAAAGGAAACTGCGTTCAGACCCATCGAAGTAAACCGGCTTACACCTGATGACATCGATCTTGAACGGAGAATAATTACTTTAAACGCTCCAGCTAAGCGGAGTAAGCCTCGACAAGTAAAGGTCTCAGAGAAACTAGTCTCTATGCTCACGCCTTTGACTAAGAAAAAGGGCTTGGACGAGTCTCTTTGGGGTGTGAGTTCAAAAAGCATGAGGAGTACCTTCTCCAATCGTCGGAAAGCACTCGCTGAAAAATTGGGTAATCCTAGGCTCATGAAGATTAAACTGAAGACCTTCCGGCATTGAAACGCGACGATGGAATATCACAAGGTGGATAAATATGGTTAGCTGAGAATTTCTCAGATAAGAATCGGTAGCGTTAAACTTATTTTTTCAAGATTATTGTGTCCTAAATGAAGTTAGGTGAGAAATTTTCATTTATAGAAAATATCTGTGAATTGTATAGTGATTTATGGATTGATAAAATTCTGGAAAATTTAACCCGTGTAGGCGAAAAAGAGGTCAGGAGAAATATTGCGAGCGCATGTGATTCTAGCAATGAGATTATCACGGAACTTGAAGAAAACATTAATATATTAATAAGAGAGGTCAAAACAAAAAGAAAAAATAAATTATCTATCACCTCAAATAAATATCTAATTGCAGAAATATGAAAATATATGATGAAATAATAAATGAATATTTAACGAAACTACCTAAAGAAATATTAACTATATTGAATGATCTGAAACCATTGTTTGATAAAATTAAACAATATAGTTGTAGCCCACAAAAGAATATCGAATAATATATTAAAGGATATTCGTATACTCAATTTATGAAATCCTTAGTCGTTGTACCTAGCGGTAGAAGGAAAATCTGGGAAATGAACCCAAATGCTAGACCTACTTTAGCTAAAAATGTATACACAGGACCGCCTTTCAAGGTAAATCGAGAGTACGCTGAAACCTTTTCTGATAAATGGGTGATTCTCTCACCGAAATATGGTTTCATTGAACCTGACTTTATTATCTCTGAAGATTATGACGTTAGATTTGATGTTCCCAAAACCAATCCTATCGAGTTATCAACCTTAAGGGAACAGGTTAAGGACCGGTTTTCTGAATATCCCTGTATCGTAGCATTAGGAGGATCAACCTACGCAAACTTGGTCGTTGAAACTTTCAAGAGCACCGATCGAAAAGTTTTAACTCCTTCCACTGGGATAATGATTGCGCGCGCAGTAAGGGACGCCATAAGAGAAAACAAACCATTCACTTGCACGTGATAGACTTTGGATAGATTTGTCTAACTCGACTATTTCTATGACCTCATGGACAACCTTGAGAACAGAGTTGGAGGAAGAAGGCTTCTCAGGTTTTCAGATGGTAAGATGAAATATATCGAAGAATATATCTTTTGTTTTCATTTCTAGAAGGGTTCGTACCCCGCCAAAAGATTAAACAAATCGTTTCTGTCAAAATTATTGGTGAATCCCCCCCAGTCTACCATGATTAACAATCTTAGTATTCGTTATATCCATTGACCTTCTCCTGGAATCTGTGCACGAATCATACACATCCTCTCCTCACGCACTTGATTGTGAATGGAGACAGGAATCTAGGGAAGACTTACCCCGAATCCATCAAGTCTCTGAGGAACTGGTATCCATAATCCCAACCCTCATTCTCATCAGGATAGTAGGTTACAACGTTCAATGATCCAGCTAAGGCCTCACGGGCCTGCTTAACGTCATCAATCAGCCCCAAAGAGATCAATTGGACGATGACATTCCCAAGAGTCGTGGCCTTAACAGGCCTCACAATAACGGGAACCCTTGTGGAGTCGGCGGTCATCTGGCA belongs to Candidatus Bathyarchaeota archaeon and includes:
- a CDS encoding FGGY-family carbohydrate kinase, producing the protein MEQLVELTGRTVECIHVIGGGAQNALLCQMTADSTRVPVIVRPVKATTLGNVIVQLISLGLIDDVKQAREALAGSLNVVTYYPDENEGWDYGYQFLRDLMDSG